The Arachis ipaensis cultivar K30076 chromosome B07, Araip1.1, whole genome shotgun sequence genome includes a window with the following:
- the LOC107606101 gene encoding uncharacterized protein LOC107606101 isoform X1 (The sequence of the model RefSeq protein was modified relative to this genomic sequence to represent the inferred CDS: added 38 bases not found in genome assembly): MFWLLCTLLLPAMTSSGRCQRRKDMAASGAQQRGDSAEARPSPVDSPAELPGTSEDSAVYEIDYFSQARKALSERSPYEEEASTSGVVTLPSGLSSLLNRHGDNRRRHKKVRSGGEKKKKKSSRASEKARAFNIWDETEEYFRDLSLSDIDTLVELSSLSRLCSRQCFSIPVLGNSPRLDIVVNSSEDDKKDAIKLDLDSGEDDKKVEEDLGSEECTLGVESIDNAAAENDLPQDDGKNVSCVSLEWLLGCRSKVSLTSERPTKKRKLLSGDADLQKVQMTIPRDGDEPFCHYCGMGETGRDLNRLVVCASCKMAVHQKCYGVQDGVDESWLCSWCKLKRGVEGSVNPCVLCPNKGGALKPVDSTVEDVESVQFVHLFCCLWMPEVYVDDLKKMEPVMNVGSIKETRRKLVCNICKLKWGACVRCSHGTCKTSFHPLCAREARHRMEVCAKYGDDNVELRAFCLKHSDLQDNRGILPLGDSLSIGNTFFEANGLPVNSEHKLKIGCGSPNKLNHNGLQDVGLSDCRLIARDLSGCGAVQQHNVGMVGRTIENGVASDSTSFALILKKLIDRGKVDAKDVAMEIGISPDSLIANINEAYMDPDVVDKIVNWLKAHVYTTAFHKGLKVKFKPPIPSKDESGAAEGSVALPTSDSGSLDPVAVKSVPPRRRTVSNIRILKDNKVICSSEGVTSENGMSKDKFRADQLDHENPGSSNGGSPDATVVDLTKPEDMLSKVQGNEDKPHKTNLSECVSEEMSKLYSQNASMFSDRYCPLYSAVKLLDCGSIKVEASSSYIHPSIEKLLQIHNGELMCTGISKPDEGNMEQLHSSGKMELLESSPEDEVEGELLFLQHRLLRNAVARKKFTDNLISNVAKRLPQEIDAAHQRRWDSVIVNRYLRDLREAKKLGRKERKHKEAQAVLAAATAAAAASSRVSSFRKDSLDESMQQENLLKLDALSGRNGAGSQPMPRAKETLSTVAVTRTSSEKYSDFSLPTSEYSKEQSKSCDICRRSETLFNPILVCSGCKVAVHLDCYRSVKETTGPWYCELCEDVTSKSCATSAINFWEKPYFVAECALCGGTTGAFRKSSDGQWIHAFCAEWVFESTFRRGQINPVEGMQSALKGVDKCCICHRKHGVCMKCCYGHCQTSFHPSCARSAGYYMIVRTTSGKPQHKAYCEKHSLEQKAKSEKHGIEELKSMKQIRVELERLRLLCERIVKREKLKRELVLCSHDILAFKRDHVARSVLVHSPFILPDGSSESATTSLRGNTEGYRSCSEAIQRSDDITVDSSVSDKHRLRAAVSMDTDPKLDDDCSTSQSRYNHKIPDRVQFSGKQIPRRAYAVARNVSDESGGLRSKSRKHADTFGKELVMTSDEASMKNLRLPKGYAYVPADCLSNDKQCKENV, translated from the exons ATGTTCTGGCTATTGTGCACGTTGTTGTTGCCGGCGATGACCAGTTCTGGCCGATGTCAACGGAGGAAGGACATGGCGGCTTCTGGGGCTCAACAACGGGGAGATTCCGCCGAGGCGAGGCCGTCACCGGTGGATTCTCCGGCGGAATTGCCGGGAACCTCTGAGGATTCTGCCGTGTACGAAATTGACTACTTTTCTCAGGCAAGGAAGGCGCTGAGCGAACGTTCCCCTTATGAAGAAGAAGCGTCCACTTCTGGGGTGGTTACTCTGCCAAGTGGGTTATCTAGTTTGTTGAACCGCCATGGGGATAACCGTCGGCGGCACAAGAAGGTTCGGTCCGGGggcgagaagaagaagaagaaatcatcTAGGGCGAGCGAGAAGGCACGTGCTTTCAACATTTGGGACGAGACTGAGGAGTATTTTAGGGACTTATCATTGAGTGATATCGATACCTTAGTGGAGCTTTCTTCGCTGTCTAGGTTATGTTCTCGTCAGTGTTTCTCGATTCCGGTTTTGGGGAATTCTCCGAGACTCGATATAGTAGTTAATAGTAGTGAGGATGACAAGAAAGATGCAATAAAACTGGACTTAGATAGTGGCGAGGATGATAAAAAGGTTGAGGAAGACTTGGGAAGTGAGGAATGTACATTGGGAGTGGAGTCAATTGACAATGCCGCTGCCGAAAACGATTTGCCTCAGGATGATGGAAAAAATGTCTCGTGTGTTAGTTTAGAGTGGCTATTAGGTTGTAGGAGTAAGGTTTCTTTGACTTCTGAGCGCCCTACAAAGAAAAGGAAGCTTTTGAGTGGGGATGCTGATTTGCAGAAAGTTCAAATGACCATTCCTCGTGATGGGGATGAACCCTTTTGTCATTATTGTGGCATGGGGGAGACAGGCAGAGATTTGAACCGTTTGGTTGTTTGTGCCTCTTGTAAAATGGCAGTTCATCAGAAGTGCTATGGTGTGCAAGATGGCGTGGATGAGTCTTGGTTGTGCTCGTGGTGTAAGCTAAAGCGAGGTGTCGAGGGGTCGGTGAATCCTTGTGTGCTTTGCCCGAATAAAGGTGGTGCTTTGAAACCAGTTGATAGCACTGTGGAAGACGTTGAGTCTGTGCAGTTTGTGCACTTGTTTTGTTGTCTGTGGATGCCCGAGGTTTATGTAGATGATTTGAAGAAGATGGAGCCTGTTATGAACGTCGGGTCAATAAAGGAAACCCGGAGAAAATTAGTGTGTAATATTTGCAAACTGAAGTGGGGTGCATGTGTTCGTTGTAGCCATg GAACCTGCAAGACTTCTTTCCATCCGTTATGTGCAAGGGAAGCTCGACATAGGATGGAGGTGTGCGCAAAGTATGGAGATGATAAT GTTGAGTTGCGGGCTTTTTGCTTGAAACACTCAGATTTACAAGATAATAGGGGCATCTTGCCATTAGGAGACTCCCTTTCTATTGGCAATACTTTTTTTGAAGCTAATGGCCTTCCAGTAAATAGCGAACACAAGTTGAAAATTGGATGTGGTAGTCCCAATAAGTTGAACCACAATGGACTGCAAGATGTAGGACTGTCTGATTGTAGGTTAATTGCCCGTGACCTGTCTGGATGTGGTGCTGTGCAGCAACATAATGTTGGAATGGTAGGGAGGACGATTGAGAATGGTGTTGCATCTGACTCCACCAGTTTTGCACTTATTTTAAAGAAG TTGATAGACCGGGGAAAAGTTGATGCAAAGGATGTAGCAATGGAGATTGGCATTTCACCAGATTCATTAATTGCAAATATTAAT GAAGCTTATATGGACCCTGATGTGGTTGACAAAATCGTCAATTGGCTGAAAGCTCATGTATACACTACTGCATTTCACAAAGGTTTAAAAGTCAAATTCAAACCACCGATTCCTTCCAAGGATGAAAGTGGAGCTGCAGAAGGTTCTGTTGCTCTTCCAACATCTGATTCAGGTTCGTTGGATCCTGTTGCTGTTAAGTCAGTACCTCCAAGGAGGAGAACTGTCAGCAACATTAGGATTTTGAAGGATAATAAAGTGATATGTTCATCCGAGGGGGTTACTAGTGAGAATGGGATGTCAAAAGACAAGTTCAGAGCTGATCAGTTAGACCATGAAAATCCAGGAAGTTCTAATGGAGGGTCTCCAGATGCTACTGTGGTG GACTTAACCAAGCCTGAGGATATGTTATCGAAAGTTCAAG GGAATGAAGATAAACCACACAAAACCAACTTATCTGAATGTGTTTCAGAAGAAATGTCCAAGCTTTATTCGCAGAATGCTTCTATGTTTTCTGATCGCTACTGTCCTCTCTATTCTGCTGTGAAACTTCTTGATTGTGGTTCCAT AAAGGTGGAAGCCAGCTCTAGCTACATTCACCCATCCATTGAGAAGTTGCTACAGATTCATAATGGGGAATTAATGTGCACTGGTATTTCCAAGCCTGATGAAGGAAATATGGAGCAGTTGCATAGCTCTGGAAAAATGGAACTTTTGGAATCTTCTCCAGAAGATGAAGTGGAGGGGGAACTTCTATTTTTACAGCATAGATTATTGCGGAATGCAGTTGCAAGAAAGAAGTTTACTG ATAACTTAATCTCCAATGTGGCAAAGAGGTTGCCGCAGGAGATTGATGCAGCGCATCAGCGAAGGTGGGACTCTGTGATTGTTAATCGATATCTGCGTGATCTTAGGGAGGCAAAAAAGCTAGGTAGGAAAGAAAGAAAGCACAAGGAAGCCCAAGCTGTTCTGGCTGCTGCAACTGCTGCTGCTGCGGCATCTTCTCGGGTTTCTTCCTTCCGAAAAGACTCTCTAGATGAATCTATGCAACAAGAG AATTTGTTGAAGTTGGATGCTTTAAGTGGGAGGAATGGTGCTGGTTCTCAGCCAATGCCAAGAGCTAAAGAGACACTTTCAACAGTAGCTGTGACAAGAACGTCATCAGAGAAATATTCTGATTTCAGCTTGCCAACCTCAGAATATTCTAAGGAGCAATCTAAATCATGTGATATCTGCAGACGATCTGAGACTTTGTTTAATCCCATCCTTGTCTGCTCTGGTTGCAAG GTTGCAGTGCATTTGGACTGTTATCGTAGTGTGAAAGAAACTACTGGCCCATGGTACTGTGAATTATGTGAAGATGTAACATCTAAAAGCTGTGCAACATCTGCTATCAATTTCTGGGAGAAGCCTTATTTTGTTGCAGAATGTGCCCTTTGCGGTGGTACTACTGGAGCTTTTAGGAAATCTTCTGATGGTCAATGGATTCATGCCTTCTGTGCTGag TGGGTTTTCGAGTCAACATTCAGAAGAGGCCAAATAAATCCAGTTGAAGGAATG CAGTCTGCGCTGAAGGGAGTTGACAAATGTTGCATTTGCCACCGCAAGCATGGTGTTTGTATGAAG TGTTGCTATGGCCATTGTCAAACCTCATTCCATCCATCATGTGCTAGAAGTGCTGGTTATTACATGATTGTGAGGACTACTAGTGGCAAACCACAACACAAGGCTTACTGTGAAAAGCACAGTTTGGAGCAAAAGGCAAAG TCTGAAAAACATGGAATCGAAGAGCTTAAAAGTATGAAGCAAATCCGG GTTGAACTGGAGAGATTACGTCTCCTCTGTGAGAGGATTGTCAAACGTGAAAAATTAAAG CGTGAATTGGTTCTTTGCTCGCATGACATACTTGCCTTCAAAAGAGATCATGTTGCTAGGTCTGTGCTTGTTCATAGCCCTTTCATCCTTCCGGATGGTAGTTCAGAATCAGCTACAACATCCCTTAGAGGAAACACAGAGGGATACAGATCATGCAGTGAAGCAATCCAAAGATCTGATGACATAACTGTGGACAGTTCAGTTTCAGATAAGCACCGTCTGAGAGCTGCTGTATCCATGGACACTGATCCCAAATTGGATGATGACTGCTCAACCTCACAAAGCCGCTATAATCACAAGATCCCAGATAGGGTTCAATTTTCTGGCAAGCAGATTCCTCGAAGAGCTTATGCCGTGGCACGCAATGTTTCAGATGAGAGTGGCGGATTGAGATCCAAATCTAGAAAG CATGCCGACACATTTGGAAAAGAGCTCGTTATGACGTCTGACGAAGCGTCTATGAAGAATTT GTCTGTCAAATGATAAGCAGTGTAAGGAGAATGTTTAA
- the LOC107606101 gene encoding uncharacterized protein LOC107606101 isoform X2 (The sequence of the model RefSeq protein was modified relative to this genomic sequence to represent the inferred CDS: added 38 bases not found in genome assembly) has product MFWLLCTLLLPAMTSSGRCQRRKDMAASGAQQRGDSAEARPSPVDSPAELPGTSEDSAVYEIDYFSQARKALSERSPYEEEASTSGVVTLPSGLSSLLNRHGDNRRRHKKVRSGGEKKKKKSSRASEKARAFNIWDETEEYFRDLSLSDIDTLVELSSLSRLCSRQCFSIPVLGNSPRLDIVVNSSEDDKKDAIKLDLDSGEDDKKVEEDLGSEECTLGVESIDNAAAENDLPQDDGKNVSCVSLEWLLGCRSKVSLTSERPTKKRKLLSGDADLQKVQMTIPRDGDEPFCHYCGMGETGRDLNRLVVCASCKMAVHQKCYGVQDGVDESWLCSWCKLKRGVEGSVNPCVLCPNKGGALKPVDSTVEDVESVQFVHLFCCLWMPEVYVDDLKKMEPVMNVGSIKETRRKLVCNICKLKWGACVRCSHGTCKTSFHPLCAREARHRMEVCAKYGDDNVELRAFCLKHSDLQDNRGILPLGDSLSIGNTFFEANGLPVNSEHKLKIGCGSPNKLNHNGLQDVGLSDCRLIARDLSGCGAVQQHNVGMVGRTIENGVASDSTSFALILKKLIDRGKVDAKDVAMEIGISPDSLIANINEAYMDPDVVDKIVNWLKAHVYTTAFHKGLKVKFKPPIPSKDESGAAEGSVALPTSDSGSLDPVAVKSVPPRRRTVSNIRILKDNKVICSSEGVTSENGMSKDKFRADQLDHENPGSSNGGSPDATVVDLTKPEDMLSKVQGNEDKPHKTNLSECVSEEMSKLYSQNASMFSDRYCPLYSAVKLLDCGSIKVEASSSYIHPSIEKLLQIHNGELMCTGISKPDEGNMEQLHSSGKMELLESSPEDEVEGELLFLQHRLLRNAVARKKFTDNLISNVAKRLPQEIDAAHQRRWDSVIVNRYLRDLREAKKLGRKERKHKEAQAVLAAATAAAAASSRVSSFRKDSLDESMQQENLLKLDALSGRNGAGSQPMPRAKETLSTVAVTRTSSEKYSDFSLPTSEYSKEQSKSCDICRRSETLFNPILVCSGCKVAVHLDCYRSVKETTGPWYCELCEDVTSKSCATSAINFWEKPYFVAECALCGGTTGAFRKSSDGQWIHAFCAEWVFESTFRRGQINPVEGMSALKGVDKCCICHRKHGVCMKCCYGHCQTSFHPSCARSAGYYMIVRTTSGKPQHKAYCEKHSLEQKAKSEKHGIEELKSMKQIRVELERLRLLCERIVKREKLKRELVLCSHDILAFKRDHVARSVLVHSPFILPDGSSESATTSLRGNTEGYRSCSEAIQRSDDITVDSSVSDKHRLRAAVSMDTDPKLDDDCSTSQSRYNHKIPDRVQFSGKQIPRRAYAVARNVSDESGGLRSKSRKHADTFGKELVMTSDEASMKNLRLPKGYAYVPADCLSNDKQCKENV; this is encoded by the exons ATGTTCTGGCTATTGTGCACGTTGTTGTTGCCGGCGATGACCAGTTCTGGCCGATGTCAACGGAGGAAGGACATGGCGGCTTCTGGGGCTCAACAACGGGGAGATTCCGCCGAGGCGAGGCCGTCACCGGTGGATTCTCCGGCGGAATTGCCGGGAACCTCTGAGGATTCTGCCGTGTACGAAATTGACTACTTTTCTCAGGCAAGGAAGGCGCTGAGCGAACGTTCCCCTTATGAAGAAGAAGCGTCCACTTCTGGGGTGGTTACTCTGCCAAGTGGGTTATCTAGTTTGTTGAACCGCCATGGGGATAACCGTCGGCGGCACAAGAAGGTTCGGTCCGGGggcgagaagaagaagaagaaatcatcTAGGGCGAGCGAGAAGGCACGTGCTTTCAACATTTGGGACGAGACTGAGGAGTATTTTAGGGACTTATCATTGAGTGATATCGATACCTTAGTGGAGCTTTCTTCGCTGTCTAGGTTATGTTCTCGTCAGTGTTTCTCGATTCCGGTTTTGGGGAATTCTCCGAGACTCGATATAGTAGTTAATAGTAGTGAGGATGACAAGAAAGATGCAATAAAACTGGACTTAGATAGTGGCGAGGATGATAAAAAGGTTGAGGAAGACTTGGGAAGTGAGGAATGTACATTGGGAGTGGAGTCAATTGACAATGCCGCTGCCGAAAACGATTTGCCTCAGGATGATGGAAAAAATGTCTCGTGTGTTAGTTTAGAGTGGCTATTAGGTTGTAGGAGTAAGGTTTCTTTGACTTCTGAGCGCCCTACAAAGAAAAGGAAGCTTTTGAGTGGGGATGCTGATTTGCAGAAAGTTCAAATGACCATTCCTCGTGATGGGGATGAACCCTTTTGTCATTATTGTGGCATGGGGGAGACAGGCAGAGATTTGAACCGTTTGGTTGTTTGTGCCTCTTGTAAAATGGCAGTTCATCAGAAGTGCTATGGTGTGCAAGATGGCGTGGATGAGTCTTGGTTGTGCTCGTGGTGTAAGCTAAAGCGAGGTGTCGAGGGGTCGGTGAATCCTTGTGTGCTTTGCCCGAATAAAGGTGGTGCTTTGAAACCAGTTGATAGCACTGTGGAAGACGTTGAGTCTGTGCAGTTTGTGCACTTGTTTTGTTGTCTGTGGATGCCCGAGGTTTATGTAGATGATTTGAAGAAGATGGAGCCTGTTATGAACGTCGGGTCAATAAAGGAAACCCGGAGAAAATTAGTGTGTAATATTTGCAAACTGAAGTGGGGTGCATGTGTTCGTTGTAGCCATg GAACCTGCAAGACTTCTTTCCATCCGTTATGTGCAAGGGAAGCTCGACATAGGATGGAGGTGTGCGCAAAGTATGGAGATGATAAT GTTGAGTTGCGGGCTTTTTGCTTGAAACACTCAGATTTACAAGATAATAGGGGCATCTTGCCATTAGGAGACTCCCTTTCTATTGGCAATACTTTTTTTGAAGCTAATGGCCTTCCAGTAAATAGCGAACACAAGTTGAAAATTGGATGTGGTAGTCCCAATAAGTTGAACCACAATGGACTGCAAGATGTAGGACTGTCTGATTGTAGGTTAATTGCCCGTGACCTGTCTGGATGTGGTGCTGTGCAGCAACATAATGTTGGAATGGTAGGGAGGACGATTGAGAATGGTGTTGCATCTGACTCCACCAGTTTTGCACTTATTTTAAAGAAG TTGATAGACCGGGGAAAAGTTGATGCAAAGGATGTAGCAATGGAGATTGGCATTTCACCAGATTCATTAATTGCAAATATTAAT GAAGCTTATATGGACCCTGATGTGGTTGACAAAATCGTCAATTGGCTGAAAGCTCATGTATACACTACTGCATTTCACAAAGGTTTAAAAGTCAAATTCAAACCACCGATTCCTTCCAAGGATGAAAGTGGAGCTGCAGAAGGTTCTGTTGCTCTTCCAACATCTGATTCAGGTTCGTTGGATCCTGTTGCTGTTAAGTCAGTACCTCCAAGGAGGAGAACTGTCAGCAACATTAGGATTTTGAAGGATAATAAAGTGATATGTTCATCCGAGGGGGTTACTAGTGAGAATGGGATGTCAAAAGACAAGTTCAGAGCTGATCAGTTAGACCATGAAAATCCAGGAAGTTCTAATGGAGGGTCTCCAGATGCTACTGTGGTG GACTTAACCAAGCCTGAGGATATGTTATCGAAAGTTCAAG GGAATGAAGATAAACCACACAAAACCAACTTATCTGAATGTGTTTCAGAAGAAATGTCCAAGCTTTATTCGCAGAATGCTTCTATGTTTTCTGATCGCTACTGTCCTCTCTATTCTGCTGTGAAACTTCTTGATTGTGGTTCCAT AAAGGTGGAAGCCAGCTCTAGCTACATTCACCCATCCATTGAGAAGTTGCTACAGATTCATAATGGGGAATTAATGTGCACTGGTATTTCCAAGCCTGATGAAGGAAATATGGAGCAGTTGCATAGCTCTGGAAAAATGGAACTTTTGGAATCTTCTCCAGAAGATGAAGTGGAGGGGGAACTTCTATTTTTACAGCATAGATTATTGCGGAATGCAGTTGCAAGAAAGAAGTTTACTG ATAACTTAATCTCCAATGTGGCAAAGAGGTTGCCGCAGGAGATTGATGCAGCGCATCAGCGAAGGTGGGACTCTGTGATTGTTAATCGATATCTGCGTGATCTTAGGGAGGCAAAAAAGCTAGGTAGGAAAGAAAGAAAGCACAAGGAAGCCCAAGCTGTTCTGGCTGCTGCAACTGCTGCTGCTGCGGCATCTTCTCGGGTTTCTTCCTTCCGAAAAGACTCTCTAGATGAATCTATGCAACAAGAG AATTTGTTGAAGTTGGATGCTTTAAGTGGGAGGAATGGTGCTGGTTCTCAGCCAATGCCAAGAGCTAAAGAGACACTTTCAACAGTAGCTGTGACAAGAACGTCATCAGAGAAATATTCTGATTTCAGCTTGCCAACCTCAGAATATTCTAAGGAGCAATCTAAATCATGTGATATCTGCAGACGATCTGAGACTTTGTTTAATCCCATCCTTGTCTGCTCTGGTTGCAAG GTTGCAGTGCATTTGGACTGTTATCGTAGTGTGAAAGAAACTACTGGCCCATGGTACTGTGAATTATGTGAAGATGTAACATCTAAAAGCTGTGCAACATCTGCTATCAATTTCTGGGAGAAGCCTTATTTTGTTGCAGAATGTGCCCTTTGCGGTGGTACTACTGGAGCTTTTAGGAAATCTTCTGATGGTCAATGGATTCATGCCTTCTGTGCTGag TGGGTTTTCGAGTCAACATTCAGAAGAGGCCAAATAAATCCAGTTGAAGGAATG TCTGCGCTGAAGGGAGTTGACAAATGTTGCATTTGCCACCGCAAGCATGGTGTTTGTATGAAG TGTTGCTATGGCCATTGTCAAACCTCATTCCATCCATCATGTGCTAGAAGTGCTGGTTATTACATGATTGTGAGGACTACTAGTGGCAAACCACAACACAAGGCTTACTGTGAAAAGCACAGTTTGGAGCAAAAGGCAAAG TCTGAAAAACATGGAATCGAAGAGCTTAAAAGTATGAAGCAAATCCGG GTTGAACTGGAGAGATTACGTCTCCTCTGTGAGAGGATTGTCAAACGTGAAAAATTAAAG CGTGAATTGGTTCTTTGCTCGCATGACATACTTGCCTTCAAAAGAGATCATGTTGCTAGGTCTGTGCTTGTTCATAGCCCTTTCATCCTTCCGGATGGTAGTTCAGAATCAGCTACAACATCCCTTAGAGGAAACACAGAGGGATACAGATCATGCAGTGAAGCAATCCAAAGATCTGATGACATAACTGTGGACAGTTCAGTTTCAGATAAGCACCGTCTGAGAGCTGCTGTATCCATGGACACTGATCCCAAATTGGATGATGACTGCTCAACCTCACAAAGCCGCTATAATCACAAGATCCCAGATAGGGTTCAATTTTCTGGCAAGCAGATTCCTCGAAGAGCTTATGCCGTGGCACGCAATGTTTCAGATGAGAGTGGCGGATTGAGATCCAAATCTAGAAAG CATGCCGACACATTTGGAAAAGAGCTCGTTATGACGTCTGACGAAGCGTCTATGAAGAATTT GTCTGTCAAATGATAAGCAGTGTAAGGAGAATGTTTAA